One genomic window of Quercus lobata isolate SW786 chromosome 9, ValleyOak3.0 Primary Assembly, whole genome shotgun sequence includes the following:
- the LOC115960001 gene encoding probable metal-nicotianamine transporter YSL7, whose amino-acid sequence MGKNEREENGVDPENHNQDEGEKKKQLKEEELSVERIFENQEVPSWRKQLTVRAFVVSFALSILFSIIVMKLNLTTGIIPSLNVSAGLLGFFFVKTWTKLLHKSGLLRQPFTRQENTVIQTCVVASSGIAFSGGFGSYLFAMSERIAKQSTDTLDFKKLSLGWIIGFLFIASFLGLFSVVPLRKIMIIDFRLTYPSGTATAHLINSFHTPQGAKLAKKQVRELGKFFTFSFLWGFFQWFYTAGDNCGFASFPSLGLKAFDNKFFFDFSATYVGVGMICPYIVNISVLLGGIISWGLMWPLIEDRKGDWYPADLSPGSFSGIQGYRVFIAIAMILGDGLYNFLKVLSRTLLGLFHQLRYKDLSSEIPVADHSSDVSSQSQLSYDDKRRTQLFLKDQIPIMFAVGGYVAIAAISMATLPHIFHQLKWYYILVIYTFAPALAFCNAYGCGLTDWSLASTYGKLAIFIIGAWAGAAHGGVLAGLAACGVMMNIVSTASDLMQDFKTGYLTLASPRSMFVSQIIGTAMGCVISPCVFWLFYKAFDDLGQPESQYPAPYAVVYRNMVLLGVKGFSSLPKNCLILCYVFFGAAILINLIKDLVGKKWGRFIPLPMAMAIPFYIGSYFAIDMCLGSLILFVWEKINKAKADALAPAVASGLICGDGIWTLPASILALAGVKPPICMKFLSRGNNAKVDAFLGS is encoded by the exons ATGGGTAAAAATGAGAGGGAGGAGAATGGTGTTGATCCAGAAAATCACAACCAGGATGAGggggagaagaagaagcagctgAAAGAAGAAGAGTTGTCAGTGGAGAGGATATTTGAGAACCAAGAAGTTCCATCATGGAGAAAGCAGCTGACAGTGAGAGCCTTTGTGGTGAGCTTTGCGTTGAGCATACTGTTCAGCATCATAGTCATGAAACTCAATCTCACCACAGGTATTATACCTTCTCTCAATGTCTCTGCTGGACTCTTGGGCTTCTTCTTCGTCAAGACTTGGACCAAGTTACTTCACAAGTCTGGCCTTTTGAGACAGCCCTTTACAAGGCAAGAAAACACTGTTATCCAGACCTGTGTTGTTGCCTCCTCCGGAATCGCCTTTAGTG GAGGTTTTGGAAGCTACCTCTTTGCAATGAGTGAACGTATAGCCAAACAATCAACAGATACACTTGacttcaaaaaactatctttgggATGGATCATCGGCTTTCTCTTTATAGCCAGCTTTCTTGGACTCTTCTCAGTGGTGCCTCTTCGAAAG ATTATGATAATAGACTTCAGACTGACGTATCCAAGTGGTACTGCAACTGCTCATCTTATCAACAGCTTCCACACACCTCAAGGAGCCAAGCTAGCAAA GAAACAAGTGAGAGAGTTGGGCAAATTTTTCACCTTCAGCTTTTTATGGGGTTTCTTTCAATGGTTCTATACTGCTGGAGATAATTGTGGGTTTGCAAGTTTTCCTTCATTAGGGCTTAAAGCATTTGATAACAA atttttttttgatttctcAGCAACATATGTTGGTGTAGGAATGATTTGCCCCTATATTGTAAATATATCAGTTCTGCTTGGAGGGATTATTTCTTGGGGTCTGATGTGGCCCCTCATAGAAGATAGAAAAGGTGACTGGTATCCTGCAGACCTCAGCCCAGGCAGCTTCAGTGGTATTCAAGGTTACAGG GTATTTATTGCCATAGCCATGATCCTGGGAGATGGTCTATATAACTTCCTCAAGGTTCTGAGTCGAACCCTCTTAGGTTTGTTTCATCAGCTCCGGTACAAAGATTTGAGCTCTGAAATCCCTGTTGCAGACCATTCTTCTGATGTGAGCTCTCAGTCTCAGCTCTCATATGATGACAAGCGACGGACCCAACTCTTTCTCAAAGATCAAATTCCAATAATGTTTGCCGTTGGAGGCTATGTTGCTATTGCTGCCATCTCTATGGCCACTCTTCCACATATCTTTCACCAACTCAAATGGTATTACATATTGGTCATCTACACATTCGCACCCGCATTGGCTTTCTGTAATGCATATGGTTGTGGGCTCACTGATTGGTCCCTTGCATCCACATACGGAAAGCTTGCCATCTTTATTATTGGAGCATGGGCGGGTGCCGCACATGGTGGAGTTCTTGCAGGCCTGGCAGCTTGTGGAGTAATGATGAACATTGTCTCGACAGCCTCTGACTTAATGCAGGATTTCAAGACTGGCTACTTGACACTGGCTTCACCCCGTTCTATGTTTGTGAGCCAAATAATCGGCACAGCAATGGGCTGTGTGATTTCCCCTTGTGTGTTTTGGCTATTTTACAAGGCCTTTGATGACCTTGGGCAACCTGAGAGTCAGTACCCTGCTCCTTATGCTGTTGTGTAccgcaacatggttttgttggGGGTAAAAGGCTTCTCAAGTCTGCCAAAGAATTGCCTTATACTCTGTTATGTGTTCTTTGGTGCAGCCATTCTGATCAATTTGATTAAAGATTTGGTGGGTAAAAAGTGGGGACGGTTCATTCCACTTCCAATGGCAATGGCAATACCTTTCTATATAGGATCATATTTTGCCATTGATATGTGTCTTGGAAGCTTAATATTGTTTGTGtgggaaaaaataaacaaggcCAAGGCAGATGCTTTAGCACCTGCGGTAGCCTCTGGTTTGATATGTGGGGATGGGATATGGACTTTGCCTGCTTCTATCCTTGCTCTGGCTGGGGTCAAGCCACCAATTTGTATGAAGTTTCTGTCAAGAGGGAATAATGCTAAGGTTGATGCATTCTTAGGATCATAG
- the LOC115960489 gene encoding probable myosin-binding protein 6, with amino-acid sequence MDFRIQTVHSWTFGGLIAAFLHLSLAYFLLCVSVYVFFTSKFLSLFGLYLPCPCNGVFGYKNSNLCWHTLLFHWPTAIICSVLNSTLSKLPFDFKNQGCSLDRKLVIKGSCENGVLELEGEASCSSSFHSPLLQNCVAKGKRVLDLKKMHGTRRRRKAGLGNRKFSSILPNDDSRSVIAANFPYDGSEMRGKDSESLGCEPVREDDFPGEIIGPISMEVGERNQHSFELSGSCDEGTSSSVATYITNAPDNMEIVRNEAYNIRMLELALEEEKAAHAALILELEKERAAAASAADEAMSMISRLHQDKASVEMELRQYQRMIEEKCDYDEEEMNILKEILVRREIENYFLEKKIEEYRHMSLLENEMPTGDINDEMDNWGQRPSSSLDFTDNKQPMLQTENNMLIGKKVGNRANWSSNYEAPLVEKQSQIQGYSLLEKNVFFAGKENENMDNSIECQEMTSEVTQICNGIDTNFSFDGEELRKYQNDKDQAGSNHHCSMPNTEPVVYDVHVVDDKNETLKDQSGSSIRNVVDEPKDCAVPLGPSGDWTRETLSDHPIISRTVTEPNIHKGSFDMSDKFSVLSHSQCKSLLSDEKSKLDIGIERLTERLRVLQEEKEELTFYLENGDGEKDN; translated from the exons ATGGATTTTCGAATCCAAACAGTTCATTCATGGACTTTTGGTGGCCTTATAGCAGCCTTTCTTCACCTTTCTCTGGCTTATTTCCTGCTGTGTGTATCAGTTTATGTGTTTTTCACCTCCAAATTTTTGAGCCTTTTTGGACTGTATCTGCCATGTCCTTGTAATGGGGTTTTTGGTTATAAAAATAGCAATTTGTGCTGGCACACTTTGCTCTTTCATTGGCCAACAGCGATTATCTGTTCTGTTTTGAACTCTACATTGAGCAAGTTACCTTTCGATTTTAAGAATCAAGGATGCAGTTTAGATAGGAAGTTGGTCATAAAGGGAAGTTGTGAAAATGGGGTTCTTGAATTAGAGGGTGAAGCGTCTTGCAGTTCGTCATTTCATAGTCCACTATTGCAAAACTGTGTCGCCAAGGGGAAGAGGGTTTTGGATCTGAAGAAAATGCATGGAACTCGGCGACGAAGGAAAGCCGGTCTTGGCAACAGAAAATTCTCTTCTATTTTGCCTAATGATGATTCGCGGTCAGTTATTGCTGCAAACTTTCCATATGATGGCAGTGAAATGAGAGGCAAAGACAGTGAAAGCTTAGGTTGTGAACCTGTGAGAGAAGATGATTTTCCAG GTGAAATAATTGGACCTATTAGCATGGAAGTGGGGGAAAGAAACCAGCATAGTTTTGAATTGAGTGGATCATGTGATGAGGGCACATCATCTTCAGTTGCAACATACATAACTAATGCTCCAGACAATATGGAAATTGTTAGAAATGAAGCGTATAATATCAGAATGTTGGAACTAGCTCTTGAAGAAGAGAAAGCTGCTCATGCTGCTCTTATCCTAGAACTGGAAAAAGAAAGAGCAGCTGCTGCAAGTGCTGCCGATGAAGCGATGTCCATGATATCACGTTTGCACCAGGATAAGGCATCAGTAGAAATGGAATTGAGGCAGTACCAAAGGATGATAGAAGAAAAGTGTGATTATGACGAAGAAGAGATGAATATTTTGAAAGAGATCCTTGTTAGGAGGGAGATAGagaattattttttggagaagaaaattgaagagTACAGGCATATGAGTCTTTTAGAAAATGAGATGCCAACAGGTGATATAAATGATGAGATGGATAATTGGGGACAAAGACCTTCATCTTCCCTTGATTTTACTGACAATAAACAACCAATGCTGCAGACTGAgaataatatgttgattggtAAGAAAGTGGGAAACAGAGCAAATTGGTCTTCAAATTATGAGGCTCCTTTAGTTGAGAAACAAAGTCAAATTCAAGGATATAGCCTTCTTGAGAAAAATGTCTTTTTCGCAggtaaagaaaatgaaaatatggaTAATAGCATAGAATGCCAAGAAATGACAAGTGAGGTAACCCAAATTTGCAATGGCATTgacacaaatttttcttttgatggtGAGGAGCTCAGGAAATATCAGAATGATAAGGATCAAGCAGGCAGCAATCACCATTGTTCTATGCCCAATACAGAACCGGTTGTTTATGATGTTCATGTCGTTGATGATAAAAATGAAACTTTGAAAGATCAAAGTGGGTCATCAATTAGAAATGTTGTTGATGAACCCAAAGATTGTGCTGTGCCACTGGGACCATCTGGGGACTGGACGAGGGAGACATTAAGTGATCATCCAATCATAAGCAGGACAGTAACTGAGCCTAACATTCATAAAGGTAGTTTTGATATGAGTGATAAGTTTTCAGTGTTGAGTCACTCACAATGCAAAAGCTTGCTTTCTGACGAGAAGTCGAAACTTGACATTGGGATTGAACGGCTCACAGAAAGGCTACGAGTACTCCAAGAGGAAAAAGAGGAGTTGACTTTCTATTTAGAGAATGGGGATGGGGAAAAGGACAATTGA